In Mycolicibacterium gadium, the genomic window CGCATTATCGATACTGCAGCGACGGAACGACACACCTCGCGCGTGTCGTCTGACTTGCGCACTTCACGCGGGTCTAGCCACGAGTCGTAGCGTTCGCCCATGTCCGCGGACGAACGTAGCGAACCCGCTCGGCCCGATAGCTACTTCAAGGGCGCCGGGCCGCCACCTGGCCAGCTGAAACGACACGGTGCGCGTTCCATCCGCCGGAAGCCAAACCCCCGCTGTGCCAAGAGTGTGCCATGACGCGCAGCAACGGCCGAGATAGTGGAGACGCCGTGCAACACGCCATCACGCTGAGCTGGGACAACGCGAACATCGTAGGCCCACTGAGACGCTATAGACGCTGGTCAGGGAGTTTACACACCAGCGGTCGGCGGTTCGATACCGTCCGCGCCCACCCTTGCCTCTTGACCCCGTCGCTGGCCGTGCTGGGATCGAAGACATGACGCACCAAGAAGCCTTGACCATGTCGCTCGAAGAGGCGATGCGCACGCAGCGGGCCATCCGTCGGATCAAACCGGACCCGGTCGATGACGCACTGCTGTTGCACATCCTCGAACTGGCCATGAAGGCGCCGACCGGCTCCAACGCGCAGAACTGGGAGTTCATCGTCGTCAAGGACCGTGACGTGGTCGCGAAACTCGGCCGCCTGAACCGCACGGCCATCAAGCTCGGCGGCGCTCTCTACAAGCGCGCGCTCGGCGGCCGGATGGACGACAAGATGCTCCGCAACGAGAAGGCCGTGCGGTGGCAGGCCGACCATTTCGACGAGATTCCCGTGGTCATCGTGGCGTGCCTCAAAGGTGTCGTCCCGCCGTGGCCGCCGGTCGCGGTGACCAGTGCGTACGGTTCCATCTACCCCGCAGTGCAGAACCTCCTGCTGGCGGCCCGCGCCGCAGGCCTGGGCGCGGCATTGATCACCATTCCGCTGTGGAGCAAGTTCTTGGCCCGCCGTGTCCTCGGCCTGCCGTGGAACGTCACCCCGTGCGCGGTGATCCCGATGGGCTGGCCGATCGGCAAGTACGGCCCCACGACGCGTCGTCCTGTCGGAGAACTGGTTTCGCTCGACCGGTTTGGAAATCGCGCCTTTATGTAAGGCTGGCCGCGTGAACCTGGAGCTGAATCGCAAGGACCTTCACGACACCCGCATCGTCAACGGTGACCCGCCGTCGCCTGCCGACGGCGAGGCGTTGCTCC contains:
- a CDS encoding nitroreductase family protein, whose protein sequence is MTHQEALTMSLEEAMRTQRAIRRIKPDPVDDALLLHILELAMKAPTGSNAQNWEFIVVKDRDVVAKLGRLNRTAIKLGGALYKRALGGRMDDKMLRNEKAVRWQADHFDEIPVVIVACLKGVVPPWPPVAVTSAYGSIYPAVQNLLLAARAAGLGAALITIPLWSKFLARRVLGLPWNVTPCAVIPMGWPIGKYGPTTRRPVGELVSLDRFGNRAFM